The stretch of DNA gtgACAGCGGGTGACAGGGAGGTGACAGAGGGGTGACAGGAGCCGGAGGAAGGTGACAGCGGGTGACAGGGGGGTGACGGAGGGGTGACAGGAGCCAGGGGAAGGTGACAGCGGGTGACAGGGAGGTGACAGAGGGGTGACAGGAGCCGGAGGAAGGTGACAGCGGGTGACAGGGGGGTGACGGGGGGTGacaggagctggaggaaggtgACAGCGGGTGACAGGGAGGTGACAGAGGGGTGACAGGAGCCGGAGGAAGGTGACAGCGGGTGACAGGGGGGTGACGGAGGGGTGACAGGAGCCAGGGGAAGGTGACAGCGGGTGACAGGGAGGTGACAGAGGGGTGACAGGAGCCGGAGGAAGGTGACAGCGGGTGACAGGGGGGTGACGGAGGGGTGACAGGAGCCAGGGGAAGGTGACAGCGGGTGACAGGGAGGTGACGGGGGGGTGacaggagctggaggaaggtgACAGCGGGTGACAGGGAGGTGACGGAGGGGTGACAGGAGCCAGGGGAAGGTGACAGCGGGTGACAGGGGGGTGACGGGGGGTGACAGGAGCCAGGGGAAGGTGACAGCGGGTGACAGGGAGGTGACGGAGGGGTGACAGGAGCCAGGGGAAGGTGACAGCGGGTGACAGGGAGGTGACGTGGGGGTGACAGGAGCCAGGGGAAGGTGACAGCGGGTGACAGGGAGGTGACGGGGGGGTGACAGGAGCCAGGGGAAGGTGACAGCGGGTGACAGGGAGGTGACAGCAAGGCGCCACCCCCCACCTAACAGGTCGTCGGTgtcacccccagcccctgtcaCCCCGTTACAGGTGACAGTGACAGACCCCCGGACGGtggccctgctcttccagccCGTCCTGCTCCGGTGCCAATACCAGACGTCGGCCCTCGAACCCCCCATCGTCACCTGGAAGTACAAGTCCTTCTGCCCCAGCCCCCAAGGGGACAGCGGGGTTGTCACCTCCCCCGGGGACACCCCCGACGTCGCGTCACCCTGCCCGGACGCGGCCCGCACCGTCCGCATCGTGGCCACCAAGCAGGGGGGCCTTGTCACCCTCGGGGACTTCTACAGAGGGCGCAGCGTCACCATCTTGGGAGGTGGGGGGCTTTGGGGTGACATCGAGGGGTCCCCGGGGGTGTCACGGGGCGTcactggggtgtgggggggggtccccaggggtgtcgctggggtggggtggggaccccagggatgtcactgggtgtcactggggtgtggggggtccccaggggtGTCACTGGTGCGTCACTGGGGTGTCACCGGGTGCCAGGGAGGACCCCaggggtgtcactgggtgtcactgggggtgtggggggtccCCAAGGGTGTCACTGGTGCATCTCTGGGGTGTCACCGGGTGCCAGGGAGGACCCCAGGGGTGTCACTGGGGTGTcactggggtgtggggggtccccaggggtGTCACTGGTGCGTCTCTGGGGTGTCACCGGGTGCCAGGGAGGACCCCAGGGGTGTCACTGGGGTGTcactggggtgtggggggtccccaggggtGTCACTGGTGCGTCTCTGGGGTGTCACCGGGTGCCAGGGAGGACCCCAGGGGTGTCACTGGGGTGTcactggggtgtggggggtccccaggggtGTCACTGGTGCGTCTCTGGGGTGTCACCGGGGTGCCAGGGAGGACCCCAGGGGTGTCACTCGGGTgtggggggtccccaggggtGTCACTGGGGCGTCACTGCGTGTCAGGGGGGACCCCAGGGGTGTCACTGGGGTGTCACTGGGGTGtcactggggtgggggtggggaccCCAGGGGTGTCAATGGGGTGTCACTGGGGTGTGGAGGGTCCCCAAGGGTGTCACTGGTGCATCTCTGGGGTGTCACCGGGTGCCAGGGAGGACCCCaggggtgtcactgggtgtcactggggtgtgggggggtccccaggggtGTCACTGGTGCATCTCTGGGGTGTCACCGGGTGCCAGGGAGGACCCCAGGGGTGTCACTGGGGTGTcactgggggtgtgggggggtccccaggggtGTCACTGGTGCGTCTCTGGGGTGTCACCGGGTGCCAGGGAGGACCCCAGGGGTGTCACAGGGGTGTCACTGGGGTGTcactggggtgtggggggtccccaggggtGTCACTGGTGCATCACTGGGGTGTCACCGGGTGCCAGGGAGGACCCCaggggtgtcactgggtgtcactggggtgtggggggtccccaggggtGTCACTGGTGCATCACTGGGGTGTCACCGGGTGCCAGGGAGGACCCCAGGGGTGTCACTGGGGCGTCACTGCGTGTCAGGGAGGACCCCAGGGGTGTCACTGGGGTGTCACCGGGTGCCAGGGAGGACCCCAGGGGTGTCACaggggtgtcactgggtgtcactggggtGTGGGGAGTCCCCAGGGGTGTCACTGGTGCGTCTCTGGGGTGTCACCGGGTGCCAGGGAGGACCCaggggtgtcactgggtgtcactggggtgtggggggtcCCCAGGAGTGTCACTGGGGCGTCACcagggtgtcactgggtgtctCTGGGGTGTGGAGGGTCCCCAGGGGGTCACTGGGGTGCCACTGGGGTGTCAcaggggggtgtggggggtccccaggggtgtccccggggtgtcccTGGGGTGCGGGGGGCCCCCCAGGGGTGTCACTGGGGGTGTCACCAGGTGTCAAGGGGACCCCAGGGGTGTCAGCAGGGTGTCACAGGGGTGCGGGGGATCCCCaggggtgtcactgggtgtcagcGGGGGGTGTCCCCGGGGTGCGGGGGTCCCCCTGTCACCCgagggacccaggcgtccggggTTGGCAGGGGCGGAGCTGAGCCTGGGCCCGGCGGCGTGGGGTGACAGCGGCATCTACGTCTGCACCGTCACCTCCACCCAGGACCTGGAGGGCAACAACGAGGCCGTGGCTGAACTGGTCGTGCTGggtgaggcactgggaagcactgggagggTTGagggggggcgctgggaggcactggagggcgctgggatgggctgggagTGACACAGGGGGCTCaagggggactgggagggactgggaggatgctgggagggactgggagggactgggaatGCCACAGGGGGCTCaagggggactgggagggaccgggagaGCACTGGGAGGGCTCTGGAAAGTCACTGAGAGGTACTGGGAATGCCACAGGGGGCTCAAGGGGGATTGGGAgagcactgggagggactgggagggactgggagggactgggagagcactgggaaggactgggagggactgggaatGCCACAGGGGGCTCAAGGGGGACTGGGAgagcactgggagggactgggagagcACTGGGAGGGCgctgggatgggctgggagTGACACAGGGGGCTCaagggggactgggagggactgggagagcactgggagggactgggagggactgggaatgccacagggggctgggggggactgggagagcactgggagggcactgggaagcactgggaagcactgggagggcactgggagggcactgggagggactgggagggactgggagggactgggagagcactgggagggactgggaatGCCACAGGGGGCTCAAGGGGACTGGGagagcactgggagggcactaggagggactgggagggcactgggagggcactgggagggactgggagagcactgggagggcactgggagggcactggagggcactgggagggcactgggagggactgggagggcactgggagggactgggagggactgggagagcactgggagggactgggagggcactgggagggcactgggagggcactgggagggcactgggagggcactgggagggactgggctGTACGGGGAAGGACTGGGTGAGCCCTAGAAAGGACTGGGCTATAATGGAATGGCCTGGAAGTGtgctgggagggcactgggagcatactgggaaggactgggagggactgggagggacgGGAACATactgggaaggactgggagggactgggagggacgGGAACATACTGGAAGGACTGGGAGACCAGCGTAGCAACCTGGGCAGGTtggggggggcactgggagcaccTTCAAGCTggggtgtgtgtcccccccctcAACGATGGGGTCCCCTGGGTGGGGGTTGGGGTCCCCCCCCGACGCCTGGGTCCCTTGGGTGGGGGTTGGGGGTCCCCCCCCgacgcctgggtcccctgggTGGGGATTTGGGGTCCCCCCCCCAGATGCCTGCATCCCCTGGGTGGGGGTTGgggtcccccccccccagatgcctgggtcccTTGGGTGGGGGGGTTGGGTTCCCCCCCCAGATGATGGGGTCCTTTGGGTGGGGGTTGGGTTCCCCCCCCGGACACCTGAGTCCCCTGGGTGGGGGTTGGGGTCCCCCTGGACCCCTGGGTCCCCTGAGCCCCGCCAGACCCCCTCGGTGTCCCTTGTGTCCCCCCCCGtggtccccccccccccacccagggtCCCTTTCGAAGGCCACTGACCTCTTGCCGGCGTCGAACTGGGGACCCTGCCAGGTACGGGGGGGGGGACGGACCCCCAGGGGGACCCcggggacccaggcgtccggggggggacccaggcgtccgggaacccccaccccaggggacCCCAGAACATCCCCACCCACCCTGCAGAGATTTTGGGGGTGTCAGGgtcccccccccaacccctgggaccccccccggGAGCTCTAGGGCGGGTCAGGGTCCCCCCCAAACACCAGCCCCCCCCCAGGAGCTCTAgggtgggtcagggtcccccccaaacaccagccccccccccaggaGCTCTAGGGTGGGTCAGGGTCTCCCCAAACACCAGCCCCCCCCCGGGAGCTCTAGGGCGGGTCAGGGTCCCCCCCCCAAACGCCTGGGACCCCCCCGGGAGCTCTAGGGCGGGTCAGGGTCCTCCCCAAACGCCTGGGACCCCCCCCGGGAGCTCTAGGGAGGGTCAGGGTCCCCCCCAAAcacctgcccccccccccaggagcTCTAGGGCGGGTCAGGGTCCCCCCCAAACGCCTGTGACCCCCCCCGGGAGCTCTAGGGCGGGTCAGGGTCCCCCCCAAACGCCTGGGACCCCCCCGGGAGCTCTAGgggtgggtcagggtccccccCCAAACGCCTGGGACCCCCCCGGGAGCTCTAgggtgggtcagggtccccccAAACGCCTGGGACCCCCCCGGGAGCTCTAgggtgggtcagggtccccccCAAACGCCTGGGACCCCCCCCGGGAGCTCTAGGGCGGGTCAGGGTCCCCCCCAAACGCCTGGGACCCCCCCCGGGAGCTCTAgggtgggtcagggtccccccCCCAAACGCCTGGGACCCCCCCGGGAGCTCTAgggtgggtcagggtccccccCAAACGCCTGGGACCCCCCCCGGGAGCTCTAgggtgggtcagggtccccccGAAACGCCTGGGACCCCCCCCGGGAGCTCTAGGGAGGGTCAGGGTCCCCCCCAAAcacctgccccccccccccaggagcTCTAGGGCGGGTCAGGGTCCCCCCCAAACACCTGCCCCCCCCCAGGAGCTCTAgggtgggtcagggtccccccCCAAATACCTGTCCCCCCCCCGGGAGCTCTAGGGCGGGTCAGGGTCCCCCCCAAACACCTGGGACCCCCGCAGGAGCTCTAgggtgggtcagggtccccccCAGATGCCTGGGATCCCCCCGGGAGTTCTAGGGTGGGCCAGGGTCCCCCCCCAAACGCCTGGGACCCCCCCAAACACCTGCGTCCCCCCTGGGAGCTCTAGGGTGGGTCAGTGTCTCCCTTGGGAGTTATAGTGGGGGGTCAGCGTCCCCCCCAAATACCTGGACACCCCCCCGGGAGCTCTAGGGCGGGTCAGGGTCCCCCCCAAACgcctgggacccccccccgGGAGCTCTAGGGCGGGTCAGGGTCCCCCCCCAAACGCCTGGGACCCCCCCGGGAGCTCTAgggtgggtcagggtccccccCAAACGCCTGGGACCCCCCCCGGGAGCTCTAgggtgggtcagggtccccccCAAATgcctgggacccccccccagGAGCTCTAGGGCGGGTCAGGGTCCCCCCCAAACACCTGCCCCCCCCCAGGAGCTCTAgggtgggtcagggtccccccCCAAATACCTGTCCCCCCCCGGGAGCTCTAgggtgggtcagggtccccccCAGACGCCTGGGACCCCCCCGGGAGCTCTAgggtgggtcagggtccccccCAAACACCTGGGACCCCCGCAGGAGCTCTAGGGCGGGTCAGGGTCCCCCCCAAATgcctgggaccccccccagGAGCTCTAGGGCGGGTCAGGGTCCCCCCCAAACACCTGCCCCCCCCCAGGAGCTCTAgggtgggtcagggtccccccCCAAATAGCTGTCCCCCCCCGGGAGCTCTAGGGCGGGTCAGGGTCCCCCCCAAACACCTGCCCCCCCCCAGGAGCTCTAGGGCGGGTCAGGGTCCCCCCCAAACACCAGCCCGCCCTGGGAGCTCTAGGGCGGGTCAGGGTCCCCCCCCAAACACCAGCCCCCCCCAGGAGCTCTAGGGCGGGTCAGGGTCCCCCCCAAACGCCTGGGACCCCCCCCGGGAGCTCTAGGGAGGGTCAGggtccccccccccaaacaccaGCCCCCCCCAGGAGCTCTAgggtgggtcagggtccccccCAAACgcctgggaccccccccagGAGCTCTAgggtgggtcagggtccccccCAAACGCCTGGGACCCCCCCCGGGAGCTCTAGGGCGGGTCAGGGTCCCCTCAAACACCTGGGACCCCCGCAGGAGCTCTAGGGCGGGTCAGGGTCCCCCCCAAACGCCTGGGACCCCCCCGGGAGCTCTCCCCCCCCAAACGCCTGGACCCCCCCCCGGGAGCTCTAGGGCGGGTCAGGGTCCCCTCAAACACCTGGGACCCCCCCCGGGAGCTCTAGGGCGGGTCAGGGTCCCCCCCAGACGCTTGGGACCCCCCCGGGAGTTCTAgggtgggtcagggtccccccCAAACACCAGCCCCCCCCAGGAGCTCTAgggtgggtcagggtccccccCCAAACGCCTGGGACCCCCCCCGGGAGCTCTAGGGCGGGTCAGGGTCCCTCCATGGCAGCTCCAACCTGGGTCAGGGTGCCCCCAGATGCCGGGTCCCCGCCCTgaccccccccctttccccccccccgcccccccagaCTGGCTCTTTgtggtgctggtggggctggggggcggcgctgggggcgctggggctggggggtctgctggtgccagtgctgcccccacacctgctgctgcttcctgcgctgcccctgctgcccccgccgctgctgctgccccgAGGCCCGTGAGTCTCCCCTCGCCCCTGCCCGGGGGGTGCGGGGTCccctggggtcccctggggggTGACGGGGTCCactggggggtgctggggtcccctggggtcccctgggggtGATGGGGGTCCCCTCGGGGGTGACAGGGGTCCActggggtcccctgggggtGATGGGGTCCCCTCGGGGGTGATGGGGTCCACTGGGGGGGTGATGGGGTCCCCTGGGGTCCCCTCGGGGGTGACGGGGTCCCCTGGGGGTGATGGGGTCcgctgggaggtgctggggtcccctggggtcccctgggggtGATGGGGTCCCCTCGGGGGTGATGGGGTCCCCTGGGGGGTGACGGGGTCCCctcgggggtgctggggtcccctggggtcccctgggggtgaggggtcccctgggggtggtggggtccCCTCAGGGGTGATGGGGTCCACTGGGGGGTGATGGGGTCCCTTTGGGGGTCGTGGGGTCCCCTGGAGGGTGAGGGGTCCCCTGGGGGTGATGGGGTCCCCTCGGGGGTGACGGGGTCCactggggggtgctggggtcccctggggggTGATGGGGTCCCCTGGGGTCCCCTCGGGGGTGACGGGGTCCCCTGGGGGTGATGGGGTCcgctgggaggtgctggggtcccCTGGGGTCCCCTCGGGGGTGATGGGGTCCCCTGGGGGGTGACGGGGTCCCctcgggggtgctggggtcccctggggtcccctgggggtGAGAGGTCCCCTGGGGGTGATGGGGTCCCCTCGGGGGTGATGGGGTCCACTGGGGGGTGATGGGGTCCCTTTGGGGGGTCGTGGGGTCCCCTGGGGGGTGAGGGGTCCCCTCGGGGGTGATGGGGTCCCCTCGGGGGTGACGGGGTCCCctcgggggtgctggggtcccctggggtcccctgggggtGATTGGGTCCCctcgggggtgctggggtccactggggggtgctggggtcccctggggtcccctgggggtGATGGGGTCCCCTCGGGGGTGACAGGGTCCActggggtcccctgggggtgatggggtcccctcgggggtgctggggtccactgggggggtgctggggtccccTGGGGTCCCCCTGGGGGTGATGGGGTCCCCTGGGGGGTTGCGGGGTCCCCTCGGGGATGATGGGGTTCCCTGGGATCCCCTCGGGGGTGATGGGGCCCCTCGGGGGTGATGGGGGGCCCCTCGGGGGTGATGGGGTCCCCTGGGGGGTGAGG from Phalacrocorax aristotelis unplaced genomic scaffold, bGulAri2.1 scaffold_276, whole genome shotgun sequence encodes:
- the LOC142051204 gene encoding lipolysis-stimulated lipoprotein receptor-like isoform X2, with translation MAAVMAALLALLAPVTPLQVTVTDPRTVALLFQPVLLRCQYQTSALEPPIVTWKYKSFCPSPQGDSGVVTSPGDTPDVASPCPDAARTVRIVATKQGGLVTLGDFYRGRSVTILGGAELSLGPAAWGDSGIYVCTVTSTQDLEGNNEAVAELVVLDWLFVVLVGLGGGAGGAGAGGSAGASAAPTPAAASCAAPAAPAAAAAPRPCTWRGKRPPPVG
- the LOC142051204 gene encoding lipolysis-stimulated lipoprotein receptor-like isoform X1; translated protein: MAAVMAALLALLAPVTPLQVTVTDPRTVALLFQPVLLRCQYQTSALEPPIVTWKYKSFCPSPQGDSGVVTSPGDTPDVASPCPDAARTVRIVATKQGGLVTLGDFYRGRSVTILGGAELSLGPAAWGDSGIYVCTVTSTQDLEGNNEAVAELVVLGSLSKATDLLPASNWGPCQTGSLWCWWGWGAALGALGLGGLLVPVLPPHLLLLPALPLLPPPLLLPRGPVPGGESGHLRWDERNLRTPPAPPRPADPREQPELPGAPAA